The proteins below are encoded in one region of Silene latifolia isolate original U9 population chromosome 2, ASM4854445v1, whole genome shotgun sequence:
- the LOC141632287 gene encoding miraculin-like has protein sequence MTPIPLLIAITFLLSLSPPTTATTDSVLDTKGHPLKPNTPYYILPVYRGRGGGLTMSPKNTTSPCPLYAAQSSSELSKGKPVKLYPVNYPTQNKVTLSTDMNFVFAAFATGCRQSTGWQLTLDEETGRRYVGLGVVTAPPGPATVSNWFRVEKSGSGIYDYKIVFCPSVCNFCKVACGDVGVFVNDDGKRLLGFNGLGSTPQTLLVRFVKV, from the coding sequence atgaCTCCCATACCCCTCCTAATAGCAATCACCTTCCTCCTATCCCTCTCCCCACCCACAACCGCCACCACAGACTCCGTCCTAGACACCAAAGGCCACCCACTAAAACCAAACACACCATACTATATCCTCCCAGTATACCGCGGCCGCGGCGGAGGCCTAACAATGTCACCTAAAAACACAACATCCCCATGCCCTCTCTACGCAGCACAATCCTCCTCAGAACTCTCCAAGGGCAAACCCGTCAAACTCTACCCAGTCAACTACCCAACTCAAAACAAAGTCACATTATCAACCGATATGAACTTCGTCTTCGCCGCATTCGCCACCGGGTGTAGGCAGTCCACAGGGTGGCAGCTTACTCTGGATGAGGAAACCGGAAGACGATACGTAGGGTTAGGGGTGGTTACTGCACCACCCGGACCGGCTACCGTGAGTAACTGGTTTAGGGTTGAGAAAAGTGGGAGTGGAATTTATGATTATAAGATTGTGTTTTGTCCAAGTGTTTGTAATTTTTGTAAGGTGGCGTGTGGTGATGTTGGTGTTTTTGTGAATGATGATGGGAAGAGGTTGTTGGGGTTTAATGGGTTGGGGTCTACTCCTCAAACTCTTTTGGTTAGGTTTGTGAAAGTTTGA